The DNA region GATGCTTCAGGCATGAATGCACCACTTGGATAACCTTTGATAATGCCCAAGTCCATCCATTTTTCAATGTTAGCATTTGCCCAATGATTCTCATAATCGGAAGCAGCCGCTGTTACCATGGTCATCTGTGATAATACTAGTGCTAGTGTTAGTAATACCGACATTCCTTTTTTCATCTTATTTAACATTTTTTTCTCCTATATATTATATTTTTTTTAATCACATACGTGAATTAAAACTTGTTTGATACCTAACTTGTAGGCATAGGCACTGTATCATTGGCTCACATTCAATCATTTATGCTTTGGCCAACTTATAACGCTCTATAGATTCTATTCTATGTTTGTTCTCATTGTTCACTTCTGTGTTGTTTCTATATGTCGGTACAATCTCTTGAATCATCTCTATAAGGGTCTCATTTTCCGGAGATTTAAGAATCACTAAAAGCTCGTTCAAAGCACTTTTTAGTTCATGATAGTTGATTTCAATAGGCCTTCCAATGTGAATCTTCTCATACTTGGTATTTCTTAGCCCTTCATCATCCATAAGAAGTTCTTCGTATAGCTTCTCCCCCGGTCTTAGACCGGTGATTTTGATCTTTATGTCTTCGTTCAACTTAAGACCGGAGAGTCTTATGAGGTCTACTGCCAGATCATAGATCTTCACCGGCTCACCCATATCAAGGACGAAGATCTCGCCGCCTTTTGCTATACCGCCGGACTGAATGACCAGTTGGGCGGCTTCGGAGATGGTCATGAAGTAGCGTATGATTTCTTTATGCGTGACGGTAATCGGCCCACCTGCTTCAATCTGTTTCTTAAAAAGTGGTATGACAGAGCCGTTGCTGCCAAGAACATTACCAAACCGTACGGCCGTGAATTTTGTTTCACTTTGTTTGGCAAGGCCTTGTATAATCATCTCACAGATTCGTTTGCTGGCACCCATGATATTGGTTGGGTTGACCGCTTTGTCTGTTGAGACCATAACAAACCGTTCTACGCCGAATTCATGGGCGGCTTCGGCTATATTTTTCGTACCAAAAACATTGTTCTTGATGGCTTCTTTGGGTGCCCGTTCCATAAGTGGCACATGTTTGTGAGCGGCTGCGTGGAAGATGACATCCGGTGCATGCTCTTCTACAATGGCGAAGATGTTATCTCGGTCTCTGACCGATGCAATGATAACATCTAGATCCAACCTATCTCCATAGGTTCTAAGTAATTCATTCTGAATGTCATAGGCATTGTTCTCATAGACATCTAGGATAATAAGCTTGGAGGGTAGGAATCTGGCGATCTGTCTGCATAGTTCTGAGCCTATGGAGCCACCACCGCCTGTAACCATGATGATTTTGTCTTCAATGTAATTGGCCACTTCTGTCACATTCAGATTGACGATATCACGTCCCAATAAGTCTTCAATCTCAACATCTCTAATCTTGCTAAGGGATAGTTGCCCATCAATAATTTCTCGAATACTTGGTATGATTCTAACCTTTGCTTCTGATCGACTACATTCTTCTAAGATCTGTTTCATAGCTACTGTGGTCGAAGATGGGAGGGCGATAATAATTTCATCAATATTAAAGCGATGGGCTACACTGTATATGTCGTGATAATTACCAAGAACCTTAATACCACCAATAGACTTATAGAGTTTATGCGCATCATCATCAATAAAGCCAATGACATGCCCGTAAGACACGGAATGATTTATTATCTCACTGGCAATCAGAGTACCTGCTGCATCACTGCCTACGATTAATATATTGTTTTTATGTGCTTGCTGCATAATCGGATACTTGTTTTTGATGCGTCTAAAAAACCGGTAACTGAACCTAATAAAGCCTACGATGGTAATCTCAAAGATAGCACCAATGATATAAATACCAAAATACAACTCAATGCCCATAGAGATCAGGTAGATGGCGCCAAGGACGTTGGCTGTAATACCAGCCATGACGACTTTTAATAGCTCTTCCACGGACGCATAAGACCACAGACTGTTATATAAACCAAAATACTTATATATTAGAATCTTTCCAATAGTAAGGATAACAACCGCTCCGACGTAGGATAGAATAGTCGCCTCCGGCACATTACCTTCCGTATGTAAAAATAAAGCTAATAAAAAAGATACATTGACTGCAATAATATCTGTGACAAGTAACAACATCTGTCTACTTACTTTTTTTAACATGTATTACCCTTCTTCCGCATTGATTCACTTATTGGATTTTCACACTCTGCATCCTACTTAATGCATACTTGATGGTCCACCAGCGCAAAAAAAAGCTCTGGTTGGATTGCCAAACAAAGCTAATACATGATTCTTGTATTTTCAGTATTTGGTAACCCGGCTACCTTGGTCACTACTACCTTAAGGCCCGTGGTTTTGCGTCCCCAATTTTCATTGGGTTTGCCTTTATCAGATAACTTGATATCTTGGTTGTTTGTTGTTTATAGTCCAGTATAATAGCACATAATAATTTTGTCAATAGGACCGTGGTGGTCGGTCGCGTTAATTTAGTGTCGGAAAAGTAAGGATAGAAAAATCCTGATGAGATATTTTGAGTTCTGTAAAAACCATCTTATCATAGTTTTATAATTCATTGTACCTTTTCCATTAATTTTGCATACTTAAAAAGCCAGTCCATTTAGGATTGTGGCTACTAGACTTTAGTATATCTAAATTCGTCGGCTAAAACCCTTCCATGACTACATTGCAAACGACCTTCGTTGATACGTCCATGTATCAAACGAAGGTGGAATACATCCTTGTATTCTGGCGTTTTGCAACATAGTCATTCCAGGAACTTTATCCTCTACACATCTGATTTCACTTTTTCTTATGTCTTTTTACTAAACGTAGATCAAATGATGCCCTTAGTTTCTTTGTAAGACAATACATACCATCTACTAGCCGGGTACTACCTGCGACTGTCTGATGGTTCCAAACGTCTGTATAGGTCTTTTGTTTCCTTTTTATCTCTTTATCTACTTCTATTTTTATCTCATCTTGAATCATGCGGTGCTGTTTTTCTTGCTTGTATTTAATCAAATCACATACTTTACCATCATTGGCTACATAAGCTCTAAGTCTTGCCATCTTAGTTACACCTTTCTTTGACCATCCTAGCGGACGGCTACTTAACCTTGAAGAGAGGAGGTGGCTCACTTGACCTTCTGCACTGCAACCCATCCTTGCATATTCATCATGATTAGGTCTTATTATGGCTTCCCAGTGATTGCTTATGTATACCCTGGTTCTTCTTATCTGTTCTTTTCTATTCTCGCTATCTGAGTACTCAAGGGCTATGTCAAAGACTGTATTGACTGCTTTTTTATCTTCAGATCTTATGCCGTCATAGATTGCCTTTCTTGCATCTGATACTGAATCACCAAGATGACCTATAGCTCTCATAATTGCTTGGTTTAAATGGAATTTATCAAGCACAAAATAACACTTTGCCCCGAGCACATCCATCCCTGATTTTATCCACGATGCGCCATCTCCCATGATGTAGATATGTTCCAAATAGTCTTCATCATAAACCGCATCTATGTACTCAAGCACTTCTTCCCATAAGTCTTCACTCTTTTTGTAAACGCCTGCAAAGTAATGTTTTCCTATTAGTCTATTTCTTTTACTTCCTTGGCTTTCTTTTTCAACATCCTCAAAAATACATGCTAGACGTGGCTCTATTGTGTTGCTTTTATAGCCATTTTCTCCGACGTTTAAATCTCCCTTTTTATTGTTGAATTGTAAGGATACATGGTCTTCATCAGCATTTATATATAGGACTTTGACCTGTCTCTTTTTCTTTACAAAGGGTATTAATGCAGGTATTTCTAAGCTATGAACCTCTTTCATGACCGCTTGTTTACTGATAATATCTTCTGTATGTGTTGCATGTTCACCACTGATTCTATAGCTAGTGTCAACAACATGCTTTATGGCTTCTATAACAACATCTTCACTTTTTCTCATGTTTTTTGTAATACCACATGCTTTATCTGCAAGAAATATGAATTCACCTGTTTCTTTCGACTTAAAATAAGTCCTTTTGTACTTGATCTCACCGCATGTGCTTGTAAATGAATTAGGGACCCTAGCACGTTCAACCACGTAGTGATTGATTCGATATGCTGATTTTCTATACACCTCATCAATGCCTTCTATTGTCTCTGCAATAATCTCTCGTTGCAGCTCCTGTAATGGTTTTCCTAACTCAAGAACAAACTCTCCAATATTCATTTGATCATCATTTATAAAACTTTCTACTACTTTTTCAATCTTTTTGATACCAATCTCCATAAATTGTTGTATACTAATATGCATAAGAAAAACACCTTTCGTTGTATATTTTGGTTTCTCGCAAAACTTATAATATCACAACTTGGTGTTTTTCTTTTATCTTTATTTATCCGACACTATCTTTACGCTAACGTGGTGGTCTCAAACACTAAATAGTGATTGATAAAATTTTAATAAATACATCCCTTACGTTTGACAGCTTAAATGCCTATGTTGTAGGTGACAAATGTGATATTTGTTTTTTACTATTAAATTTGAATGACATCTTCCTCCTCAACCTCTTTTGATTGATAATAATAATAGGTCTGGTATTGTTTGGCACTCTCTACCTTCAGCTTATTGATGACAACACCTAAGATGTTGGCACCGACCTTTGTCATGGACTGAACCGCCCGCTTGGTTAAATCAATGTCCACTGCGCCTGATGCTACCACTAAGATGACCCCGTCAATATACCCGGATAAGATGGTTGCATCTGTTACCGGTGTTACCGGGGGTGTATCTAAGAATATATAGTCATATTCTTCTTTTAAAACAGTAATCAGATTCTTCATGGCATTAGAGTGTAGCAGTTCTGAAGGGTTGGTCGGAATCTTACCTGCTGTTAGTACATCTAGGTTAAGGTCTTCTACCCGTTGGATGTAGTCTACGTAGTTGTGCTCTTTCCTTAGCATATCTGCTAGGCCTTTTTTATTGGAGATCCCAAAGAGTTTATGTACCCTTGGTTTTCTCATGTCACAGTCTATCACCAGTACCCGCTCACCGTTTTGTGTCATGGTTGCGGCGATGTTGGCCAGTGTGGTGGTTTTACCTTCTCCGGGCGTGGTGCTGGTGACCAATATGGTGCGTATGTTCTTGTCTATATTGGCAAATTCTATATTGGTTCTGATGGCTCTATAGGCCTCTGATATGGATGATTTTGGGTGATTATGAACGATTATATCTTTCATGATTTTACCTCATGCTTTGTTTCTAAGTTTTTGAAGTCAACAATGGTGCCAAGGACCGGTAAGCCTAAGTGCTTCTCTATATCCTCTGCTGTCTTAAGGGTACGGTCAAATAAGATGATCAAGAAGATAATTCCGACACCAACCATGCCACCTAAAATACCACCAATAGCAACATTCATAATGAGCTTGACGTTGATGGGTGTGTATATACCAATGGCCTTGTCAATAATCTCTACATTATCCGCTTTGATGATACGCATGACTTCTTTGATAAATACATCTGTTATTGTATTAGCAATTAGCGCCGCTTGTTCGGGGTCTTCATGCTTTACAGATACTTGAAGAATCTCTGTGTTTTTGACCGGTACGGAGGTGATGCGCTCTAGTAATTGACCATAGGTCAAATCCAGCTCCAAGCGGTTGATGACTTGTTCCAGAACAATACGTGACTGAACAATCTCACTGTAGGTTACAACCAACTTCTGGCTCATGTTAATGCTACCTAGATCAAAGCTAGAAGCGATGTCACTTAAGCCTGAGCTCTTAGATCCGTTAACCATAAGTGTGGTTTTGGATTCATACATAGGTGTGATGGCAAACCGTGTATAGGAAAAAGCCATGAGTGCTGCTAGAATGACGCAGGCAATGATGATCCATTTTCTTTTCCATAGGGTCTTGATTAATTCTAATAGGTCGATTTCTTCATATTCTTGCATGATTTTGTTCCTTTACTTATAATTTGCCTGGCAAACTTTTTGGTTGATTTCATATGTACCTCTTTTTTAAAAGATATGCAAAGCAGGCCATAAGCCCGCTTTGCATATATATTATATTACTTGACTAGTTAGCGCCAAATGTTGCTGTACGTACTGTGTCATCTGCAAGGGTTGTGGTTACTGTATAGCTTACATTGCTTGACATGGTCAAAGCTTCAAGTTCATTGAATAGATCTTCAATATAACCCGCTTTGTCGCCACCTTGTATGTAAGATGCTACTTCAGTAGCACCCTTGGTCACAACGACACTCTTGTATTGTTGACCGTCATATAAAATGGTTGTAAAGTCGACACGTTCTGCAATGGTTGTTAGATCTGCTTGAACTTTTGCTAAGTTATTATAGTTATTTTTGGTAATTTCCAGTGCTTCTCTTAAAGCTTCTTTCTTCTCAGCATCTGACCAAATACCATCGCCTGATAATGCCATACCTGCATAGTCGGTACCGGATAAATCTGCTTGATCTGCATATAAGAAGATGGCTAAGGAATCAAGTAGGAAAGCTCCTGAGCCGGCATCTACGTTAGCAATGTAAGCATCATAGGTTGTATCAAATTCATTATAAGATGCGTTTAGTACTTGACGTAATATTTCTGTATAATTTGCATTTGTTGCCGCTGATATGGTGACCACTTTATCTTGAGTACCAATCGACATCTCAAAAGTTAAGGTTGTTGTAGGTGTGGTTGATCCGCCACCGCCACCGCCGCCACCTGATGGAGGGGTTGTTGCTGTGTTGTCGTCTTCGGTCACTGTCTCACCGCCAACTTCTACTTCAACGTCTTTTGATACGGTTGTTTCTGTTGGTGTCATGGTCATGGTGCTACCATTTACATTAACGACTGCTTTGGTAATCGTTCCTGTTCCCGTTACTGTGGTTGAACCGGAAAGCACTAAGTTGCCGACATTACCGGTTGAGCTTATGTTTAGCTCTGAACCTTCAGCGTTTTTCATAATGGTTAAGGTACCTACTGAACCTTCACTTACGACTAGATTCTTTACTGGTGTATTCACGGTTAAGGCTTCAAAGTCACCTTCAAGTGTTAAAGTTTCCCCAGGTCTTACGGTATAGATCTCAACGTTACCAAATCCGTTACCGGTTAAGGATCCGTCTTCTTGAAGTTTACCACCGGAATGCATATCGACTTTGTCCACTTTCGTGTTGCCGATTGCTAATATACGGATTTTTCCGTTGTGTTTGATGACACGAAGTGTGCCTACTTCTGTATTGGTTAAGGTAATCGTGTTCTCACCACCACCAAATGCTACAAGTTCACCTTCTACAATAACATTATCAAGGTCTACTTCACCATCAGCTACACCTTGTGCGATGTATAGGTTGCCTTTGATGGTGGTGTCTTTTAAGATAACGCCAGTTGAGCTGACAACAAGGTTGCCCTCATAAGTCATACCGGTTACTTCTCCCGGTTCTGTGATGAGTTCACCTGCAATATTACTGAGTAAAGTAACGGCTTCTGCTCTTGTTAAGTTGCTCATAGGTGCGAGTTCATTGTTGCTTCTTCCTTGCATATAGCCTTTTTCTACTAGGACACTCATCTGTGTTGCTGCCCAAGTCGCTACATCTGATGCATCTGTGTAGGTGCTATAGGCTGCTGCTTCTGTACCAGTCAGTTGAAAAGCATTGGTAAGTACGATCGCTGCTTCTTGACGGGTGATACGGTCATCGGGTCTAAAACGGTTGTTATGTCCGCTTACAATGCCCGCTGTGGATGCTTTTAGTACAGCATCTTCAAACCAATCGGTTGTTTTAACATCTGAAAATGTAACGTCTGTCTTTTCCTCAAGCTGAAATATATTGTTAATTACGGTTACAAATTCAGCTCTGGTGATCGATGCTTCAGGCTTGAATGCACCACTTGGATAACCTTTGATGATGCCCAAGTCCATCCATTTTTCAATGTTAGCATTTGCCCAATGATTCTCATAATCGGAAGCAGCCGCTGTTACCATGGTCATTTGTGACAATACTAATGCTAGTGTTAGTAATACCGACATTCCTTTTTTCATTTTGTTTAACATATTTCTCTCCAATACTCTTTTTTTTTATTTTTTAATCACATATGACGAAAGTGTCTATATATGTGCATTAAAACTAGGTTTTTATGCTTTGGCCAACGCATAACGTTCTACTGATTCTTTTTTATGTTTATTTTCATTGTTCACTTCCATATTGTTCCTATATGTTGGTACGATCTCTTGGACCATCTCTATGAGGGTATCGTTTTCTGGTGACTTGAGAACGAATAGAAGTTCATTTAGAGCACTTTTCAACGCAGGATAATTAATAGCATTAGGCCTTCCGATATGAATCTTCTCATACTTGGTATTTCTTAGCCCTTCTTCATCCATAAGAAGTTCTTCGTAGAGTTTCTCCCCAGGTCTTAGACCTGTGATTTTGATCTTAATGTCTTCGCCTAGCTTAAGACCGGAGAGTCTTATGAGGTCTACGGCCAGATCATAGATCTTAACCGGCTCACCCATATCAAGGACGAAAATCTCACCACCACTTGCGATGGCTCCGGATTGAATGACCAGCTGAGCCGCTTCCGAAATGGTCATAAAATAGCGTATGATTTCTTTGTGCGTGACGGTAACAGGTCCACCTGCTTCAATCTGTTTCTTAAAAAGTGGTATGACAGAGCCGTTGCTTCCAAGTACATTGCCAAATCGTACTGCTGTGAACTTGGTCTTGCTTTGCTTGGCAAGGCCTTGTACAATCATCTCACAAATTCGCTTACTGGCGCCCATGATGTTGGTAGGGTTAACCGCTTTGTCTGTTGAGACCATAACAAACCGTTCTACGCCGAATTCATGAGCGGCTTCCGCCATATTTTTCGTACCAAAAACATTGTTCTTGATGGCTTCTTTTGGAGCCCGTTCCATAAGTGGCACATGTTTGTGAGCGGCTGCGTGGAAGATGACATCCGGTGCTTGTTCTTCCACAATGGCGAAGATGTTATCTCGGTCTCTGACCGATGCAATGATAACATCTAGGTTCAGGTTATCGCCATATTCTCTATGGAGTTCATTCTGAATGTCGTAGGCATTGTTCTCGTAGATATCTAGGATAATAAGCTTGGAAGGAAGGAATCTGGCAATCTGCCTGCATAGTTCTGAGCCGATGGAGCCACCACCACCTGTGACCATGATGACTTTGTCTTCAATATAATTGGCTACCTCTGTCACATTCAGATTGACAATGTCTCGTCCAAGTAAGTCTTCAATCTCTACATCTCTAATCTTGCTAAGGGATACTTGACCATCAATAATCTCGCGGATATCCGGCACAATCTTAACTCTGGCTTCTGTTCGGTTACATTCCGCAATGATTTGCTTCATGGTAGCTGTGGTTGTAGCCGGTAGGGCAATAATAATCTCATCAATCTTAAAGCGATGGGCTACGCTATAGATGTCATAATAATTCCCAAGCACTTTGACGCCACCTATTGTTTTATAGAGCTTGTGTTCTTCATCATCAATGAAGCCGATGACTTGACCATATGCTATTGAATGGTTCTTAATCTCACTGGCAATTAAGGATCCGGTTGCGCCACTTCCTATAATCAATATTTTCTTAATATACTCTTGCCTAGTAACCGGATACTTGTTCTTGATGCGTCTAAAATATCGATAACTGAAGCGTATAAAACCAACAATGGTGATTTCAAAGATCGCACCGATGAGGTAGACACCAAAATACAACTTGACCCCCATAGAAATAAGGTAGATGGTGCCAAGGGTATTTGCAGTAATGCCTGCCATGACGACTTTTAATAACTCCTCAACCGATGCATAGGCCCATAGACTGTTGTATAAACCAAAATATCTATAGATAAAAAGTTTTCCTGTGGTGAGGATAAGGGCCGCAGCTAAGTATGAGAGCATCGTTGTATTTGGTATGTTGCCTTCGGTATGTAAAAACAAAGCCAGTAAAAATGCCCCATTTACAGCTATGATGTCTGTTACTAATAAAAACATTTGTTTTTTAATCTTTGTTACCATGAATTACACCTTCCTCATTATCCTTTAAATAAACAAAATACAATACTGTGTGCTAATGTAATGCTACATTAATTCAATGAATTTTAGAGTTGCATTAACGCCTTTATTTAATAACGATATAGCAAAAAAACGTATACCTTTATACTTGGCTTAGTTTTCTATTTAATTTTAGGGTGTGGGTAAGGTTTTATGAAATACGTATAAATATGCTACGCTATACTCTCCCTATACCTAACCTTGAGTTGATTGTCACTCGTTGGTTGTCCCTCATGTTAATTAATCTATAAAAGTATAAATCACTAACATATTATTTTGCACTGTGGATGTCAGAAATGATATGTATCAGCATTCTACTGGTACATATGTACTACAAACGTTAAGGTTTAAATGGTAGTTATGCACTATTAAAAGTAATAGTGCATAGTCTTTCATAAGTATATATTTAATAGGCATGTATGTCAAGACAGTTCCGTTGATTTTATCTAACCTTTAGGACAGGTTATGGTTCATACTGTCCTCTTATGTAAAACACCTGGTTAATAATGCCAGTACGATTAAAGAAGCAATCCAAAACCACGATTTATGAATGGGTTTGGATGTATGGATGACTCTACTTGGTTGTTCTATGAGACCGTCTTTTAACATGGTATCCGGGTTCTCTATGAATAAGCGCCCTGCCTCTTCGGTACCATATTTCTTGGCTACATACGTATAGGCCTTGGCAAGGTCCGGTCTATTAGAACTTAGGTTATGTCCGTTACTGGCGACGATGTCCACTAAGCCATGTTTTAGCATCTCTACTGCTCTAAGCTTATCCGGTTTCTGATGGCGGCCTACAATATTGTCGGCACTACACTGAATCAAGATGCCTTGCTCACGGAGCTTCAACAGATCTTCCATATGGTTGGTGAAGCATTTATAGACTTCTGCATGGGCAAGTATCGGTCGATAGCCCAGGAGGATTAATTCATTTAAAGCCTGTTTCAATTCCAAGGAGGTAAAGTCTCTGGAAAACTCAACTAAGATATACCTCGTGTTGTTCATGGTTCTGATGTTGACTTGGTCCAGTTGATTCAGGTCTTGCTTGGACAAATAGATCTCAGCGCCCAGGTAGAGCTCCATTTCCGGATAGGCTTCTTGGATATGGGTACGCAAGGTCTCAAATTCTTTTTCTATGTCTCGCTCTAACTCAACATTGCCTCGAAACTCTGCCGGATGGTTCATGTGTGGGGTTGCAACGATGGTTCTTACCCCTTGGTCATAACTAATCTTCACCATCGCCTGAGCATATTCCAGGGTATCCGGTCCATCATCGATATTCGGGATGAGATGATAATGTATGTCAAACATTGTAATCCTCCTCGGCTAATGAATTATGTCGTACTTTTGTCTGTGGGTATATAGAACTATATATTGACATTTAATAGGGTATAATAACTATATTACCAATATTTTATAGTTCTTTATAATTATATAATTTCTAATTTTGCATGTCAATGCTATCCCTTTGTTTTCTCAAACCCTTTAGGACAAGATACTCGTCAAACACTACATGGCATAGGCTTTCCTAGAGAATATAAAAACACGCCCTTAAACTAAAGGGCGTGTTGGTTTTTAATTCATATGCATTTGTATTTATTTGTTTAGTTTTCTTATGACATCGTATTGCTCGTCATGACTCTCGATGAAACCTTGTACTTTGGTCTCGATACCTGCGTAGTTGTCAAATTCTACAAAAGCTTTTTTGAGCTTACTTATGACTTCCTCGGACATATCTCTTCTTGCTGCAAGAACGTCTTTTGGTATGTCATCCGTCTTAGATATGATGGTCAACTCATTGGTCTTAATACCATTGATGGTTGCTGCTTCAAAAGCTTCATTGAAGGTAGCACCTGCGTCGACTTCGCCTTGCATAACGGCGTTGATGACGTTATCATGGTTACCAAGAAATAGTACTTTACTAAATAGGGTATCCGGATTCATGTTGTTGCTCTTGATACTATCTCTAGCATACAGATAACCGGAAGCACTTTTCTCATCCACATAACCAAAGGCTTTGTTCTTAAGATCATTTAGATTCTTAACACTACCGTCCTTACGGGCGATGATGTAACCGTTGTAGGAGCTTTTGCCGCCTACTTTTGGTGTGACCACCGGCTTAACGCCGGCTACTTCTTTTGCGTTGACATAGGCAAATGGTGAGAACCAACCGATGTCGATGATACCGTTATTAATACTATCGCTTAGAGCGTCATAGTTCTTTACAATGATGGTTCTGGCCTTAAGGCCAACGCTGTTACATACGCGTTCAAGAATCGGTATGTACATCTTCTTGATGGCTTCCGGTGCAATGAAGGGATTAACACCAAATATAATCTCGTTGTCTTTCTTGAAATTAACCGCTTCTTTTTGCAGGTCTTCCGCCATCTCACTGATCTTGTTACAAAAGTCAAGGACTTCGCCGTTCTTCTTGTTCTGGGTCTCAACCATCTCTATGGACTTATAGGTGATGTTATGGGTCTCTTCAACCGCACTTGTTACATCCTCAATGGCTTTTTCAATCTCCATAGTGGTGTTCTTCTGAACAAGGGATACCTTGGTGAGTTCAGTGATGTTGGTTTTGACTTCGTTTAAGATGCCTTCAATCTCATTAATGACTTGTGACGATTCCTTGATGACATTGTCCACATCGTTCATACGATCGCCAATCTGACTCATGGCGTTGTTGGATGTGGTAATCTTAGCTAAGATACCTTTGACCACGCCTTCAATAACTGAGATGGCTTCATCGGTCTGTTCTGCCAGCTTACGAATCTCTGTGGCAACGACGGCAAAGCCTCGTCCGGCTTCACCGGCTCTTGCAGCTTCAATGGCAGCATTGAGTGCAAGTAGATTGGTTTGGCTAGAGATCTTACGAATATAATCCACGATCTCATAAATCTTATTGGAAGAGCTCTGTAGTTCTACATTGTTATCCGTAGCTACCGTGGTTACTTCATTCAAACTGAGCATGAAATCACCGATGCTCTGTATGGTCTTCTTATTCTTCTCAAGCATCTCGATTGAGGTCTGAGAATGTCTTTCAATCTCTAAGGCACTGGTGTTTAAGTTGGTCGATGTACCTACCAGTTCGTTAATACTTGCGTTGATTTCTTCTGAACTTGCCGCGTTTTGTTCACTAAACCCTTCAATCTCATAAGATATCTTGGCCAACTTGTTGAAGGTATTGATGTTG from Petrocella atlantisensis includes:
- a CDS encoding polysaccharide biosynthesis protein, producing the protein MLKKVSRQMLLLVTDIIAVNVSFLLALFLHTEGNVPEATILSYVGAVVILTIGKILIYKYFGLYNSLWSYASVEELLKVVMAGITANVLGAIYLISMGIELYFGIYIIGAIFEITIVGFIRFSYRFFRRIKNKYPIMQQAHKNNILIVGSDAAGTLIASEIINHSVSYGHVIGFIDDDAHKLYKSIGGIKVLGNYHDIYSVAHRFNIDEIIIALPSSTTVAMKQILEECSRSEAKVRIIPSIREIIDGQLSLSKIRDVEIEDLLGRDIVNLNVTEVANYIEDKIIMVTGGGGSIGSELCRQIARFLPSKLIILDVYENNAYDIQNELLRTYGDRLDLDVIIASVRDRDNIFAIVEEHAPDVIFHAAAHKHVPLMERAPKEAIKNNVFGTKNIAEAAHEFGVERFVMVSTDKAVNPTNIMGASKRICEMIIQGLAKQSETKFTAVRFGNVLGSNGSVIPLFKKQIEAGGPITVTHKEIIRYFMTISEAAQLVIQSGGIAKGGEIFVLDMGEPVKIYDLAVDLIRLSGLKLNEDIKIKITGLRPGEKLYEELLMDDEGLRNTKYEKIHIGRPIEINYHELKSALNELLVILKSPENETLIEMIQEIVPTYRNNTEVNNENKHRIESIERYKLAKA
- a CDS encoding ISLre2 family transposase, which encodes MHISIQQFMEIGIKKIEKVVESFINDDQMNIGEFVLELGKPLQELQREIIAETIEGIDEVYRKSAYRINHYVVERARVPNSFTSTCGEIKYKRTYFKSKETGEFIFLADKACGITKNMRKSEDVVIEAIKHVVDTSYRISGEHATHTEDIISKQAVMKEVHSLEIPALIPFVKKKRQVKVLYINADEDHVSLQFNNKKGDLNVGENGYKSNTIEPRLACIFEDVEKESQGSKRNRLIGKHYFAGVYKKSEDLWEEVLEYIDAVYDEDYLEHIYIMGDGASWIKSGMDVLGAKCYFVLDKFHLNQAIMRAIGHLGDSVSDARKAIYDGIRSEDKKAVNTVFDIALEYSDSENRKEQIRRTRVYISNHWEAIIRPNHDEYARMGCSAEGQVSHLLSSRLSSRPLGWSKKGVTKMARLRAYVANDGKVCDLIKYKQEKQHRMIQDEIKIEVDKEIKRKQKTYTDVWNHQTVAGSTRLVDGMYCLTKKLRASFDLRLVKRHKKK
- a CDS encoding CpsD/CapB family tyrosine-protein kinase codes for the protein MKDIIVHNHPKSSISEAYRAIRTNIEFANIDKNIRTILVTSTTPGEGKTTTLANIAATMTQNGERVLVIDCDMRKPRVHKLFGISNKKGLADMLRKEHNYVDYIQRVEDLNLDVLTAGKIPTNPSELLHSNAMKNLITVLKEEYDYIFLDTPPVTPVTDATILSGYIDGVILVVASGAVDIDLTKRAVQSMTKVGANILGVVINKLKVESAKQYQTYYYYQSKEVEEEDVIQI
- a CDS encoding YveK family protein, which translates into the protein MQEYEEIDLLELIKTLWKRKWIIIACVILAALMAFSYTRFAITPMYESKTTLMVNGSKSSGLSDIASSFDLGSINMSQKLVVTYSEIVQSRIVLEQVINRLELDLTYGQLLERITSVPVKNTEILQVSVKHEDPEQAALIANTITDVFIKEVMRIIKADNVEIIDKAIGIYTPINVKLIMNVAIGGILGGMVGVGIIFLIILFDRTLKTAEDIEKHLGLPVLGTIVDFKNLETKHEVKS
- a CDS encoding S-layer homology domain-containing protein — encoded protein: MLNKMKKGMSVLLTLALVLSQMTMVTAAASDYENHWANANIEKWMDLGIIKGYPSGAFKPEASITRAEFVTVINNIFQLEEKTDVTFSDVKTTDWFEDAVLKASTAGIVSGHNNRFRPDDRITRQEAAIVLTNAFQLTGTEAAAYSTYTDASDVATWAATQMSVLVEKGYMQGRSNNELAPMSNLTRAEAVTLLSNIAGELITEPGEVTGMTYEGNLVVSSTGVILKDTTIKGNLYIAQGVADGEVDLDNVIVEGELVAFGGGENTITLTNTEVGTLRVIKHNGKIRILAIGNTKVDKVDMHSGGKLQEDGSLTGNGFGNVEIYTVRPGETLTLEGDFEALTVNTPVKNLVVSEGSVGTLTIMKNAEGSELNISSTGNVGNLVLSGSTTVTGTGTITKAVVNVNGSTMTMTPTETTVSKDVEVEVGGETVTEDDNTATTPPSGGGGGGGGSTTPTTTLTFEMSIGTQDKVVTISAATNANYTEILRQVLNASYNEFDTTYDAYIANVDAGSGAFLLDSLAIFLYADQADLSGTDYAGMALSGDGIWSDAEKKEALREALEITKNNYNNLAKVQADLTTIAERVDFTTILYDGQQYKSVVVTKGATEVASYIQGGDKAGYIEDLFNELEALTMSSNVSYTVTTTLADDTVRTATFGAN